A region of Aquarana catesbeiana isolate 2022-GZ linkage group LG08, ASM4218655v1, whole genome shotgun sequence DNA encodes the following proteins:
- the LOC141105582 gene encoding RRP12-like protein yields MGKSGKLRPGVAGKVKRWKKGHSSNCNPEERRHREAARSRFFSRSSGKSDLTVDAVKLHNDLQSGSLSIQKRPEEEEEEMAVTERSGATFLSGLSDCTNITFNKVQRFWESNSAAHKEICAVLAAVTEVIRSQGGKETETEYFAALMTTLEAVESAESLSAVAYLLNLVLKRVPGPVLIKKFSDTSKAFMDIMSSQATSGSTSALRWIVSCLSVLLRKQDLSAWSYPSTLQVYHGLLSFTVHAKP; encoded by the exons ATGGGGAAGTCGGGGAAGCTGCGCCCCGGGGTGGCCGGGAAGGTGAAGCGCTGGAAGAAGGGGCACAGCAGCAACTGCAACCCCGAGGAGAGGAGACACCGGGAGGCCGCACGGAGCCGGTTCTTCAGCCGGAGCTccg GGAAGAGTGATCTGACGGTAGACGCTGTAAAGCTGCACAATGACCTGCAGTCGGGTTCCCTGTCCATACAGAAGAGgccggaggaagaggaggaggaaatggCCGTCACAGAAAGATCCGGGGCCACCTTCCTCAGCGGCCTCTCCGATTGCACCAACATCACCTTCAACAAAGTCCAGAGATTCTGGGAGTCCAACTCGGCCGCTCACAAGGAG ATCTGTGCGGTTCTGGCTGCAGTAACAGAAGTGATCCGCTCTCAGGGAGGGAAGGAGACAGAAACGGAATACTTTGCTGCTCTG aTGACCACTCTGGAAGCTGTTGAGTCTGCGGAGTCGCTGTCTGCCGTTGCCTACCTGCTGAACCTGGTTCTGAAAAG GGTTCCGGGTCCTGTGCTGATTAAGAAATTCTCGGACACGTCTAAGGCCTTCATGGATATTATGTCCTCACAGGCCACCAGCGGCAGCACCTCCGCTCTTAGATGG atcgtttCATGTTTGTCAGTGTTGCTTCGGAAACAGGACCTGTCTGCATGGAGTTATCCCTCCACTCTGCAGGTGTACCATGGCTTACTGAGCTTCACTGTCCATGCAAAGCCATAA